The following are from one region of the Microbacterium sp. cx-55 genome:
- a CDS encoding ABC transporter ATP-binding protein, with the protein MTSSPPIAPTTPELPFRHGLRLLASYARPYLSMLSVGVLLGLFATGVTLATPMVTKWVLDSLGADLDLSTPVIVLILLLIVGTVAGLVQTVLLGRLAEHIVLDARRSLIQRFFRARLEQVQRFKTGELVTRITSDTVLLRAATTSSIVQLVNGTVSLVGTIVLMAILDGTLLLTTLAALVVIGGLFGVLLPQIGKTSKRAQDAIGDLGAQLEGGIRALRTVKSSRAETREIARVTHSAEESARHSVRAVWYSALIWTVAGGGMQLSIIVILGLGAWRVSLGELAVSTLVAFLLYAFNIVDPITSLAGAFASVQAGLAAAARIRETEHLDLEDTTRGSGAPATPPADDRVPALALRSVSAGYLGEDGSAVEDVTIEIPRRGHTAFVGPSGAGKTTVFSLLLRFIDPRSGRLELDGIPYEDLSIDHVRSRIAYVEQETPVIPGTVRDNVLFRADDADDAEAWDALAAVRLDEKVRSLPSGLDTTVAETNLSGGERQRLAVARALIRRPGVLLLDEATAQLDGVTEAAIQRVITDASKTGAVVTIAHRLSTILDADRIVVLDGGRIRDTGTHHELLGRDALYREFIEALRIDTSVVPALGV; encoded by the coding sequence ATGACGTCCTCCCCACCCATCGCACCGACGACCCCGGAGCTGCCGTTCCGGCACGGGCTCCGCCTCCTCGCCTCGTACGCCCGCCCATACCTCTCAATGCTCTCGGTGGGAGTGCTGCTCGGGCTGTTCGCCACGGGGGTGACCCTCGCGACGCCGATGGTCACCAAGTGGGTTCTGGACTCGCTCGGCGCGGACCTCGACCTGAGCACCCCGGTGATCGTCCTGATCCTCCTCCTCATCGTCGGGACGGTCGCCGGGCTCGTGCAGACCGTGCTGCTCGGCCGTCTCGCCGAGCACATCGTGCTCGACGCCCGGCGGTCGCTCATCCAGCGGTTCTTCCGCGCACGCCTCGAGCAGGTGCAGCGGTTCAAGACCGGCGAGCTCGTGACGCGCATCACGAGCGATACGGTGCTGCTCCGCGCGGCGACGACCTCGAGCATCGTGCAACTCGTCAACGGCACGGTGTCTCTCGTCGGAACGATCGTCCTCATGGCGATCCTGGACGGGACGCTGCTCCTCACGACGCTCGCGGCGCTCGTCGTCATCGGCGGCCTGTTCGGTGTTCTGCTGCCGCAGATCGGCAAGACGTCGAAGCGGGCACAAGATGCGATCGGCGACCTCGGCGCGCAGCTCGAAGGCGGAATCCGCGCACTCCGCACGGTCAAGTCGAGCCGGGCGGAGACGCGCGAGATCGCGCGCGTCACTCACAGCGCGGAGGAGTCTGCGCGTCACTCGGTCCGGGCCGTCTGGTACTCCGCACTCATCTGGACCGTGGCCGGCGGCGGGATGCAGCTGTCGATCATCGTCATCCTCGGACTGGGCGCGTGGCGCGTGAGCCTGGGCGAGCTCGCCGTGTCGACGCTGGTCGCGTTCCTCCTCTACGCGTTCAACATCGTCGACCCGATCACCTCGCTCGCCGGCGCGTTCGCATCGGTGCAGGCGGGGCTGGCCGCGGCCGCCCGCATCCGCGAGACCGAGCACCTCGACCTCGAGGACACCACGCGCGGCAGCGGTGCACCGGCTACTCCGCCGGCGGATGATCGCGTTCCCGCCCTGGCTCTACGTTCCGTCTCGGCCGGCTACCTCGGCGAGGACGGCTCGGCTGTGGAGGATGTGACGATCGAGATCCCGCGCCGTGGCCACACCGCGTTCGTCGGGCCGTCCGGCGCTGGGAAGACCACCGTCTTCTCGCTCCTGTTGCGCTTCATCGACCCGAGGTCCGGACGACTCGAACTCGACGGCATCCCGTACGAGGATCTGAGCATCGATCATGTGCGTTCCCGGATCGCCTACGTCGAGCAGGAGACGCCCGTCATCCCCGGGACGGTCCGAGACAACGTGCTCTTCCGCGCGGACGATGCCGACGATGCCGAGGCCTGGGACGCGCTCGCGGCCGTCCGGCTCGATGAGAAAGTACGCTCGCTACCCTCCGGTCTCGATACGACCGTCGCGGAGACGAACCTCTCCGGGGGCGAACGCCAGCGCCTGGCCGTGGCGCGAGCCCTCATCCGGCGGCCCGGAGTCCTCCTGCTCGATGAAGCAACGGCGCAGCTGGACGGGGTGACGGAAGCCGCCATCCAACGGGTCATCACGGACGCGTCGAAGACCGGCGCCGTCGTCACGATCGCGCACCGACTGTCCACCATCCTCGACGCCGATCGGATCGTCGTGCTCGACGGTGGCCGCATCCGTGACACGGGCACACATCACGAACTCCTCGGCCGCGACGCGCTCTATCGCGAATTCATCGAGGCGTTGCGGATCGACACGTCCGTGGTGCCGGCGCTCGGGGTGTAG
- a CDS encoding TadE/TadG family type IV pilus assembly protein, with product MPEEKRGLGADERGSAPVEFVLVGALLTVLTLAILQFGFAIYVRNVVHDAAVEGAYHAALADTSAAEGADRTREVIERAIGAGYAADVRMAEDATAGYPAVRVTVTATLPLAGLFGLPGALEVQAHAPIESFD from the coding sequence ATGCCCGAGGAGAAGCGCGGTCTCGGCGCGGACGAGCGGGGTTCCGCCCCGGTCGAGTTCGTGCTGGTCGGCGCGCTTCTCACGGTCCTGACGCTCGCCATCTTGCAGTTCGGCTTTGCCATCTATGTGCGCAACGTCGTGCACGATGCCGCAGTCGAGGGTGCCTATCACGCGGCCCTCGCCGACACGAGCGCCGCGGAGGGGGCGGATCGCACTCGAGAGGTGATCGAGCGCGCGATCGGGGCGGGTTACGCGGCAGATGTGCGGATGGCGGAGGACGCCACAGCGGGCTACCCGGCGGTTCGGGTCACAGTGACGGCAACGCTGCCGCTCGCGGGTCTGTTCGGCCTTCCCGGAGCGTTGGAGGTGCAGGCGCATGCCCCGATCGAGTCCTTCGACTGA
- a CDS encoding terminase large subunit domain-containing protein: MKTVKSDPAVFTAPLSPDFPSLWDRWSKVITLVWRVAFGMRLDDWQVELLRHVLELCPPGHPRAGQLRYRQVIISLARQNGKTELAAILGLIGLLRKANSLVIGIASSAEQARIVYKRTQRAIYGTVLRKQFQRLTDTRGIEGTNGTIYELKAAKGAALQGLPVDTGVVDEVHLLKTELWVALVNGLGARPNGIVVGITTAGDEESELLKSLYENAQNAAQGDPQLESFGAFIFEAPEARVPDDDAELLQYLRAANPALASGRIDPELLLADVRAMPKPDILRYRLNRFVESVNAFLPLSLWGSAQRSLDDTFPKDARPIFTIDVTPDERYASITVTAKRGDIFYTELVASIVNPRLSQLEDIATRLNKHNPRAFVMDNFGLLKALGASLKKKGYKMMLLNQSDQMASSARFYALMSQKKVKHAGDILLTVQMPGTKRKNIGERFRVINSGAGQIDAVIATMEGIYAAETLPEPTGLQVF, translated from the coding sequence GTGAAGACCGTGAAGTCTGACCCAGCCGTATTCACCGCTCCCCTGTCCCCCGACTTCCCCAGCCTCTGGGATCGCTGGTCCAAGGTCATCACCCTTGTCTGGCGTGTGGCATTCGGCATGAGGCTGGATGACTGGCAAGTAGAACTACTACGCCACGTTCTGGAACTGTGTCCCCCTGGTCACCCTCGCGCCGGTCAGCTTCGCTACCGCCAGGTCATCATCAGCCTGGCCCGTCAGAACGGCAAGACAGAGCTAGCCGCCATCCTGGGATTGATCGGCCTACTACGTAAGGCCAACTCCCTGGTCATCGGTATTGCCTCATCCGCCGAACAGGCCCGCATCGTCTACAAGCGCACCCAGAGAGCCATCTACGGCACGGTCCTGAGGAAGCAGTTCCAGCGACTCACCGACACCCGAGGCATTGAGGGTACCAACGGCACCATCTACGAACTGAAGGCCGCGAAGGGTGCTGCCCTCCAGGGTCTCCCCGTAGACACTGGCGTAGTCGATGAGGTCCACCTTCTGAAGACTGAACTGTGGGTAGCGCTGGTCAATGGTCTGGGTGCTCGCCCTAACGGCATCGTCGTGGGAATCACCACGGCGGGTGACGAGGAGAGCGAGCTACTGAAGTCTCTCTACGAGAACGCCCAGAACGCCGCCCAGGGAGACCCCCAGCTAGAGAGCTTCGGTGCGTTCATCTTCGAGGCACCTGAGGCCCGCGTACCCGACGATGACGCCGAACTACTCCAGTACCTCCGAGCCGCGAACCCAGCCCTTGCATCAGGACGCATCGACCCAGAACTACTTCTGGCCGACGTTCGAGCCATGCCGAAGCCTGACATCCTCCGCTACCGGCTCAACCGCTTTGTGGAGAGCGTGAACGCCTTCCTCCCGCTCAGCCTGTGGGGCAGCGCTCAGCGGTCCTTGGATGACACCTTCCCGAAGGACGCCAGGCCGATTTTCACTATCGACGTGACGCCGGACGAGCGCTACGCATCCATCACGGTCACAGCCAAGCGTGGCGACATCTTCTACACCGAACTGGTCGCCAGCATCGTCAACCCCCGGCTGAGCCAGCTAGAGGACATCGCCACACGACTGAACAAGCACAACCCCCGCGCCTTCGTCATGGACAACTTTGGCCTTCTAAAGGCTCTGGGTGCCTCTCTGAAGAAGAAGGGCTACAAGATGATGTTGCTCAACCAGTCTGACCAGATGGCCTCCTCAGCGCGCTTCTACGCCCTCATGAGTCAGAAGAAGGTCAAGCACGCTGGAGACATCCTTCTGACTGTCCAGATGCCTGGCACCAAGCGTAAGAACATCGGAGAGCGCTTCCGCGTCATCAACAGTGGTGCCGGTCAGATTGATGCCGTCATTGCCACCATGGAAGGCATCTACGCAGCGGAGACGCTTCCAGAGCCGACAGGTCTTCAGGTCTTCTAG
- a CDS encoding phage portal protein: protein MGLGNFFATGYWNEPVIQRADEPAPEILPGVLPPARSYFDRGVGSDEALGLSTIFRAVQIHSTSVAQLSIDVYRAGEKVENTPLWMRRPNVNSTREAFLEETVVSLALTGNAYWRITRDNQGRISNLEVLNPRDVEPQTNKAGEVVSYKYGSRETPYTLNEIQHLKFARVPGSAKGLGPIQAAQHELRGALDLNGYANNWFQDSGVPAGVLKTDQQLTPEQAEEARKRWTDSGAGGVKVLGEGLDYKSFYLSAQELQFIENQRYTVTRIASLFGVPASLLLASVEGSSQTYQNVEQEWLAYYRFSLSKYTREIETAFSDLLGRSTTTVARFNYEALLRPDTKTRYEAHKLAIDAGWMTANEVRAIEKMSPISGGDVLRPATNQPQQQEGNADA from the coding sequence ATGGGACTAGGTAACTTCTTCGCAACTGGCTACTGGAACGAGCCAGTTATTCAGCGTGCCGACGAGCCAGCGCCAGAGATTCTTCCCGGTGTTCTTCCTCCAGCACGGTCCTACTTTGACCGTGGCGTTGGCAGTGACGAGGCTCTAGGTCTTTCCACCATCTTCCGCGCTGTCCAGATTCACAGCACGTCTGTAGCTCAGCTTTCAATTGACGTATACCGCGCTGGCGAGAAGGTAGAGAACACCCCTCTCTGGATGCGCCGCCCGAACGTCAACAGCACACGTGAAGCCTTCCTAGAAGAGACCGTTGTATCTCTCGCCCTCACCGGTAACGCCTACTGGCGCATCACCCGTGACAACCAGGGCCGTATCAGCAACCTAGAAGTTCTCAACCCGCGTGACGTAGAACCTCAGACCAACAAGGCCGGGGAAGTTGTCTCCTACAAGTACGGCTCCCGTGAGACTCCCTACACGCTGAACGAGATCCAGCACCTGAAGTTTGCCCGCGTTCCCGGATCGGCTAAGGGGCTTGGCCCCATCCAGGCGGCACAGCATGAGCTACGCGGCGCTCTGGACCTGAACGGCTATGCGAATAACTGGTTTCAAGATTCAGGCGTTCCTGCCGGTGTACTGAAGACCGACCAGCAGCTAACCCCGGAACAGGCTGAGGAAGCCCGTAAGCGCTGGACGGATTCTGGCGCTGGTGGCGTGAAGGTTCTAGGCGAAGGTCTGGACTACAAGAGCTTCTACCTGTCCGCTCAGGAGCTTCAGTTCATCGAAAACCAGCGCTACACGGTTACCCGTATCGCAAGCCTCTTCGGTGTTCCAGCATCGCTTCTCCTCGCTTCTGTTGAGGGGTCTTCTCAGACCTACCAGAACGTGGAACAAGAGTGGCTGGCCTACTACCGCTTCTCACTGTCCAAGTACACGCGCGAAATCGAAACGGCGTTCTCTGACCTTCTTGGCCGTTCGACCACGACCGTAGCCCGCTTCAACTACGAAGCCCTTCTTCGCCCCGACACCAAGACTCGCTACGAGGCGCACAAGCTCGCCATTGATGCGGGCTGGATGACGGCGAATGAGGTTCGCGCCATCGAGAAGATGTCACCCATTTCTGGCGGGGATGTTCTACGCCCAGCTACCAACCAGCCCCAGCAGCAGGAGGGCAACGCCGATGCCTGA
- a CDS encoding TadE family protein, translating to MPRSSPSTDSRRGGWRSALADDEGSASLEFIVGGVLLLVPIIYLMLALGTIQGQTLGVEAAARHTARAISTATDAGDAAERAELVLASVASEYGIDAGELDVSWECTDSAGECPTAGATLVVTVRTRAELPFMPPIFGLDQIAAVSVEASAVQKVSRFWGTAP from the coding sequence ATGCCCCGATCGAGTCCTTCGACTGACTCTCGCCGCGGGGGATGGCGTTCGGCGCTCGCCGACGACGAGGGTTCGGCGTCGCTCGAGTTCATCGTCGGCGGCGTGCTGCTGCTCGTGCCGATCATCTATCTCATGCTCGCGCTGGGCACCATCCAGGGTCAGACTCTCGGCGTCGAGGCCGCGGCGCGTCACACGGCGCGCGCGATTTCCACGGCGACGGATGCGGGGGATGCCGCTGAGCGCGCCGAACTCGTGCTCGCGTCGGTCGCGTCGGAGTACGGCATCGATGCTGGCGAGCTCGATGTCTCGTGGGAGTGCACGGACAGCGCCGGGGAGTGCCCGACGGCGGGCGCGACGCTGGTCGTCACGGTGCGCACGCGGGCCGAGCTGCCGTTCATGCCGCCGATCTTCGGGCTCGACCAGATCGCCGCGGTGTCGGTGGAGGCATCGGCCGTGCAGAAGGTGTCGAGGTTCTGGGGGACGGCGCCGTGA
- a CDS encoding HNH endonuclease: MSKYSSTSRAFQKTRIYVLNRDAWTCQHCGKPLDESNAQADHLTPKSKGGTDDAWNLVASCDKCNNDKSDKELVRQNWWNTDWLAHL, translated from the coding sequence ATGAGTAAGTACTCATCAACCAGCAGAGCCTTCCAGAAAACAAGAATTTACGTCCTTAACCGGGACGCTTGGACCTGTCAGCACTGTGGCAAGCCCCTAGATGAATCGAACGCTCAGGCAGACCACCTGACACCTAAGAGCAAGGGCGGCACAGACGACGCCTGGAACCTTGTGGCCTCATGCGACAAGTGCAACAACGACAAGTCAGACAAGGAACTGGTCCGTCAGAACTGGTGGAACACAGACTGGCTCGCTCACCTGTGA
- a CDS encoding HK97 family phage prohead protease yields MPENKNFELLTREVQLRAESVDIDKREIRGIAVPFQKDANIAGAYIERFAKGAVQDSDSALLYWRHADPIGAIKSAQDTADGWEIVARVSETAQGNDALTLARDGVVVQLSVGFEPGGEYEVEEREDDLPVITRTKVRVREVSLVPFGAYGANATISEVRAASSVTPNERTSEMPEANKNDADILEIRETVEDIQRRIEAGLSVRNDEPAVDQRSAGAVLKAMVEGDESTITAYNRAQEHKYDELQQRAYTGGTVSDAPVRDAYVANLTRIYDASSGVQSRIFSRGTLPGTGMNLEFTRLKSNTLKVEQQVNEGDTLAYGKLQFENATAPIKTFGGYTELSRQAIERSSIPVLNTTLEALAIEAGRRKKIELRSAVASTVAARKAIATNGGVVVLGATLAASVAGNWEDALIDAAIKFDGLNADPEALVVSASVFKKLRGLTVSGERVFTVADKNASGSLNLPGLTGNLAGIPVYLDAGQTGDEAYFVNGRAIKQYDSALFSLSDENITNLTKQFSVYFYGAVADEFPELIVPVKLAAS; encoded by the coding sequence ATGCCTGAGAACAAGAATTTCGAGCTACTGACCCGTGAAGTACAGCTTCGCGCTGAGTCGGTAGACATCGACAAGCGCGAGATTCGCGGTATCGCTGTCCCCTTCCAGAAGGACGCGAACATTGCCGGTGCCTACATCGAGCGCTTCGCCAAGGGTGCTGTACAGGACTCTGACAGCGCTCTTCTGTACTGGCGTCACGCTGACCCCATCGGCGCTATCAAGAGCGCCCAGGACACCGCTGACGGCTGGGAAATCGTAGCCCGTGTATCTGAGACAGCACAGGGCAATGACGCGCTGACACTCGCCCGTGACGGCGTTGTAGTCCAGCTTTCCGTGGGCTTCGAGCCTGGCGGCGAATACGAGGTTGAAGAGCGCGAAGACGACCTTCCCGTAATCACCCGCACCAAGGTTCGAGTCCGTGAGGTCTCCCTAGTCCCGTTCGGCGCTTATGGCGCTAACGCCACCATCTCCGAGGTACGCGCCGCGTCTTCGGTCACCCCAAATGAGAGGACTTCAGAAATGCCTGAAGCTAACAAGAATGACGCGGACATTCTCGAAATCCGCGAAACCGTAGAGGACATCCAGCGTCGTATTGAGGCTGGTCTGTCCGTTCGTAACGACGAGCCAGCAGTAGACCAGCGCTCTGCCGGTGCCGTGCTGAAGGCAATGGTTGAGGGCGACGAGTCCACCATTACCGCGTACAACCGTGCTCAGGAGCACAAGTACGACGAGCTACAGCAGCGTGCCTACACGGGTGGAACCGTCTCTGACGCTCCAGTCCGTGACGCCTACGTTGCCAACCTGACCCGCATCTACGATGCATCGTCCGGTGTCCAGTCGCGCATCTTCTCGCGTGGCACGCTCCCCGGCACGGGAATGAACCTGGAGTTCACCCGTCTGAAGAGCAACACCCTGAAGGTTGAGCAGCAGGTCAACGAGGGTGACACTCTCGCTTACGGCAAGCTCCAGTTCGAGAACGCCACGGCTCCGATCAAGACGTTTGGTGGATACACCGAGCTATCCCGCCAGGCCATCGAGCGCTCTTCGATTCCCGTTCTAAACACGACCCTGGAAGCCCTCGCTATCGAGGCTGGTCGTCGTAAGAAGATCGAGCTTCGTAGCGCTGTCGCTTCGACTGTCGCCGCACGTAAGGCAATCGCTACCAACGGTGGCGTTGTTGTCCTGGGTGCCACGCTGGCCGCTTCGGTAGCCGGTAACTGGGAAGACGCGCTCATCGACGCGGCTATCAAGTTCGACGGCCTAAACGCTGATCCTGAGGCACTTGTGGTCTCCGCTTCGGTCTTCAAGAAGCTCCGTGGCCTCACGGTCTCCGGTGAGCGTGTGTTCACCGTGGCCGACAAGAACGCCTCTGGCTCGCTGAACCTTCCTGGCCTGACAGGCAACCTCGCCGGTATCCCTGTCTACCTGGACGCCGGTCAGACGGGTGACGAAGCGTACTTCGTCAACGGTCGCGCCATCAAGCAGTACGACTCCGCTCTGTTCAGCCTGTCTGACGAGAACATCACCAACCTCACCAAGCAGTTCTCTGTGTACTTCTACGGTGCCGTTGCTGATGAGTTCCCTGAGCTAATCGTTCCCGTCAAGCTCGCCGCTTCGTAA
- a CDS encoding recombinase family protein, with protein MTKRAAIYARISKKDTKVAKVENQIATCKAIAKAEGWSVDPAHIFADDGIAASGKGADDTTLENRPQARALLDLLRTGEVDYLITVEGERLARTYGDGLKFIDASSQGNVVWYLDGDGLLDPSTTTGEDTAVSIFASGRREGRIRSARQKRRYDAERAVGLPLWGVRPFGFQGRAKLSPEDAERLGWEWEEGAQYIPVEPTEAAHLRTAIMNVTSGKESIWGVATRWTKQGIKSPMMGRVREDRTRPGETKITPDVWTAGTIKQLLIRERNAGILMHKGAELPVSRIEPIISREERDNLIAAIAQKNLLAPQRKGPKEKYLLSGILECTCGEKTYSTLSYTQRKGKPRYVSHIYKCRVSLTDRENKHTSISTAIADAFVTGLMSSMLQSGALKAQDDSAVEEALSELSEHTQELTERLEHVSGILRDYKQKLIHADARADLAVIEGELEEASQKWNTLMAQRGQDGALAEFVSRFKEFSTTEIQEQFENNPESSEKYRIMFEHHWKNHPLEKRRDIIRAAIRIRINQGGRGHERLQWYPLIQLEGQELVT; from the coding sequence ATGACGAAGCGCGCAGCCATCTACGCACGTATCAGCAAGAAGGATACGAAGGTCGCGAAGGTTGAGAACCAGATAGCCACCTGTAAAGCCATCGCCAAGGCTGAGGGCTGGTCCGTGGACCCGGCGCACATCTTCGCGGATGACGGCATAGCGGCATCCGGCAAGGGCGCTGACGACACGACGCTAGAGAACCGCCCTCAGGCTAGAGCGCTTCTGGACCTCCTGAGGACCGGCGAAGTGGACTACCTCATTACCGTGGAGGGTGAGCGCCTGGCTCGCACCTACGGGGACGGCCTGAAGTTCATTGACGCATCCAGCCAGGGAAACGTGGTCTGGTACCTGGACGGTGACGGACTCCTGGACCCGTCCACCACTACCGGCGAAGACACAGCAGTCAGCATCTTTGCTTCTGGCCGTCGAGAAGGCCGGATTCGCTCAGCCCGTCAGAAGCGCCGCTACGACGCTGAGAGGGCTGTAGGACTCCCTCTGTGGGGCGTTCGCCCGTTCGGCTTCCAGGGGCGCGCCAAGCTGTCTCCTGAGGACGCTGAGCGTCTGGGCTGGGAGTGGGAGGAAGGCGCTCAGTACATCCCCGTTGAGCCGACAGAGGCGGCACACCTTCGGACGGCGATTATGAACGTCACCAGCGGCAAGGAGTCCATCTGGGGCGTGGCTACCCGCTGGACGAAGCAAGGTATCAAGTCTCCGATGATGGGCAGGGTTCGCGAGGACCGCACGCGCCCAGGTGAGACGAAGATCACGCCGGATGTCTGGACAGCCGGGACCATCAAGCAACTTCTGATTCGTGAGCGCAACGCCGGAATCCTGATGCACAAGGGCGCAGAACTTCCCGTGTCCCGTATTGAACCGATCATCAGCCGGGAGGAGCGGGACAACCTCATTGCCGCCATCGCCCAGAAGAACCTCCTGGCACCGCAGCGCAAGGGACCAAAGGAGAAGTACCTTCTCAGCGGCATCCTGGAATGCACGTGCGGCGAGAAGACGTACTCCACGCTGAGCTACACCCAGAGGAAGGGCAAGCCCCGGTACGTCTCCCACATCTACAAGTGCCGGGTTTCGCTCACCGACCGCGAGAACAAGCACACGTCCATCAGCACCGCCATTGCTGACGCCTTCGTGACAGGGCTTATGTCTTCCATGTTGCAGAGTGGCGCTCTGAAGGCTCAGGACGACTCAGCCGTAGAGGAAGCCCTCAGTGAGCTTTCTGAGCACACACAGGAGCTTACAGAGCGCCTGGAGCACGTTTCCGGCATCCTCCGTGACTACAAGCAGAAGCTGATTCACGCCGACGCTCGCGCAGACCTGGCAGTCATTGAAGGCGAGTTGGAAGAGGCTAGCCAGAAGTGGAACACCCTCATGGCGCAGCGTGGTCAGGATGGCGCGCTGGCTGAGTTCGTCAGCCGGTTCAAGGAGTTCTCTACAACCGAGATTCAGGAGCAGTTCGAGAACAACCCCGAGTCAAGCGAGAAGTACCGAATCATGTTTGAGCATCACTGGAAGAACCACCCGTTGGAGAAGCGCCGAGACATCATCCGCGCCGCCATCCGCATCAGAATCAACCAGGGCGGTAGGGGTCATGAGCGTCTTCAGTGGTACCCGCTAATCCAGTTGGAGGGTCAGGAACTGGTAACCTAG
- a CDS encoding formate/nitrite transporter family protein: protein MRGIERTLERQADAARHKVDGMHRPGAFVVSGTLAGAYVGIAVVLMLSAAGPFVAAGEAPAKLVSGLVFGVALTLVVFAGAELVTSSMMTLTQGVLMRAVRVGPAALTLGVTFVANLLGAVVFGTLVSLSGVIHANLAAHTMLRAMLAAKAEESVGELFVRGILCNVLVCLAIWMCARLRGDVAKLAVIFWALLAFITSGFEHVVANMTTFTLGMLAEAPGATWPIAGANMLWVGLGNLVGGALIVGLAYWHIGGRPRATDSAAGRVVSASVDSSRP from the coding sequence ATGCGCGGCATCGAACGCACGCTGGAGCGGCAGGCGGACGCCGCGCGACACAAGGTCGACGGGATGCACCGCCCGGGGGCGTTCGTCGTCTCCGGCACGCTCGCGGGCGCCTACGTCGGGATCGCCGTCGTGCTGATGCTGAGCGCGGCCGGGCCGTTCGTCGCGGCGGGCGAGGCTCCCGCGAAACTCGTGAGCGGGCTCGTCTTCGGGGTCGCGCTCACGCTCGTGGTGTTCGCCGGCGCCGAGCTCGTGACGTCGTCGATGATGACGCTCACCCAGGGCGTGCTCATGCGCGCGGTCCGCGTCGGACCCGCCGCGCTGACCCTGGGCGTCACGTTCGTCGCGAATCTTCTCGGCGCTGTGGTCTTCGGCACGCTGGTGAGCCTGTCAGGCGTGATCCATGCGAATCTCGCGGCCCACACGATGCTGCGGGCGATGCTCGCGGCGAAGGCCGAGGAATCCGTCGGCGAGCTGTTCGTCCGCGGCATCCTCTGCAACGTGCTCGTGTGTCTCGCGATCTGGATGTGCGCGCGGCTGCGCGGTGACGTCGCGAAGCTCGCGGTCATCTTCTGGGCGCTGCTCGCGTTCATCACGTCGGGGTTCGAGCACGTCGTGGCGAACATGACGACCTTCACGCTCGGGATGCTCGCGGAGGCTCCCGGGGCGACCTGGCCGATCGCAGGCGCGAACATGCTGTGGGTCGGCCTCGGCAATCTGGTCGGCGGCGCCCTGATCGTCGGGCTCGCCTACTGGCACATCGGCGGCCGCCCGAGAGCGACGGATTCGGCTGCGGGCCGGGTCGTCAGCGCCTCCGTGGACAGCTCGCGCCCGTAG
- a CDS encoding pilus assembly protein TadG-related protein, whose translation MPLVIGYVVLALAAVFVCVCATDLYLAQKRLDGTADAAALAAADGFTLEVQDGQPRAELTSEGVREQAAALLASASVDAALVAADTPDGVSARVTVSSVWHPPLVSVFVPQGVDLQATATSRTALR comes from the coding sequence ATGCCGCTCGTGATCGGCTACGTCGTGCTCGCGTTGGCGGCGGTCTTCGTCTGCGTGTGCGCGACCGACCTCTATCTCGCGCAGAAGCGGCTCGACGGAACGGCGGATGCGGCCGCGCTCGCCGCCGCCGACGGGTTCACGCTCGAGGTGCAGGACGGCCAGCCCCGCGCCGAGCTCACCTCGGAGGGGGTGCGGGAGCAGGCAGCGGCGCTTCTCGCATCCGCCTCCGTGGATGCCGCGCTGGTTGCCGCGGATACTCCGGACGGGGTGTCTGCTCGGGTCACGGTGTCGAGCGTCTGGCATCCGCCGCTCGTCTCGGTGTTCGTGCCGCAGGGGGTGGACCTACAAGCGACCGCGACGAGCCGGACCGCGCTGCGGTGA